In Devosia sp. XK-2, one DNA window encodes the following:
- the rnd gene encoding ribonuclease D, whose protein sequence is MDLIVSTEALAEFCERASQFEFVTVDTEFLRETTYWPRLCLIQVATDDEAVLIDPLAPDIKLAPFFALLANPNVTKVFHAARQDVEIFVKLTGAVPHNIFDTQVAASVCGFGDSASYDSLVRAICKIELDKSSRFTDWSARPLTDKQRNYAIADVTWLRDIYRELRKQVEATRRWDWVEDEMATLRSIDTYVVKPEQAWHRLKAKFNRPRDLAAIKVLAQWREQKAQDTDQPRSRILKDDVLGELATQRPLTPDAFEKLRAVPRGFGRSNAAAEIIALLKDVDALPKSALPALPERYRGPSPKGAIGDLVRVLLKAVAEQHGVAARIIATSDEIDALVLDDEADVPALKGWRRKLFGEKALAIKHGRIGLVATRKGIIEFSVNQTEAAE, encoded by the coding sequence ATGGACCTCATAGTTTCCACAGAAGCGCTGGCGGAATTCTGCGAGCGCGCTTCCCAGTTCGAATTTGTGACGGTCGATACTGAATTTCTGCGTGAAACCACCTATTGGCCGCGCCTCTGCCTGATCCAGGTTGCCACGGACGACGAGGCGGTGCTGATCGATCCGCTGGCGCCCGACATCAAGCTGGCGCCGTTCTTCGCACTACTCGCAAACCCCAATGTCACCAAGGTCTTCCACGCAGCGCGTCAGGACGTGGAAATATTCGTCAAGCTCACTGGAGCGGTCCCGCACAACATCTTCGATACGCAGGTTGCCGCCAGCGTCTGCGGTTTCGGCGACAGTGCATCCTATGACAGTCTCGTCCGTGCCATCTGCAAGATCGAACTCGACAAGTCCTCGCGCTTTACCGACTGGTCGGCTCGCCCATTGACCGACAAGCAGCGCAACTATGCCATTGCCGACGTCACCTGGCTGCGCGACATCTATCGCGAACTGCGCAAGCAAGTTGAGGCCACCCGCCGCTGGGACTGGGTTGAAGACGAAATGGCGACCCTGCGCAGCATCGACACCTATGTCGTCAAGCCCGAACAGGCTTGGCACCGGCTGAAGGCGAAGTTCAACCGGCCGCGCGACCTGGCAGCCATCAAGGTGCTTGCCCAATGGCGCGAGCAAAAGGCTCAAGATACCGACCAGCCGCGCAGCCGCATCCTCAAGGACGATGTTCTAGGTGAACTGGCGACGCAACGGCCGCTGACGCCCGATGCTTTCGAAAAATTGCGGGCCGTGCCACGGGGTTTCGGGCGCAGCAACGCTGCCGCGGAAATCATCGCGTTGCTCAAAGACGTCGACGCATTGCCGAAATCGGCCTTGCCCGCCCTGCCCGAGCGCTATCGCGGCCCCTCGCCCAAGGGCGCAATCGGCGACTTGGTTCGGGTTCTGCTCAAGGCGGTCGCCGAACAGCATGGCGTCGCCGCTCGAATAATTGCCACGTCGGACGAGATCGATGCCCTGGTTCTCGATGACGAGGCCGACGTGCCGGCGCTCAAGGGATGGCGCCGTAAGCTGTTTGGCGAAAAAGCCCTGGCCATCAAACACGGGCGCATCGGTTTGGTGGCGACTCGCAAGGGTATCATCGAATTTTCGGTGAATCAGACCGAAGCAGCCGAGTAA
- a CDS encoding Ppx/GppA phosphatase family protein produces the protein MTQFWGVDADPTAQGRIKGARPVAVLDIGSNSVRLVVYERHARALTPLYNEKSACALGRGIAQSGRLADANMAKALEAMKRFALVARMMRVGKIYVLATSAVRDATNREQFVGAVEEIMEAPVRVLSGQEEAHYAALGVVAGIPGFAGVVGDLGGGSLELSDIANGLDTNGESFELGVIRLQDDADGSPKKAAALVRARLEESILRDALPGSRFAAIGGTWRSLAKLHQARRDYPLHMVQDYVVPADEMIAFCQEIVSADALKGYPGAGNVSNSRRELVPFGAAVLGEILGAGRFASVVFSALGVREGYLYGMLDERERNIDPLIQGAEELSVLRSRSPAHANDLVEFTAQYFAAVGIVETEAEARLRTVACLLADIGWRSHPDYRGPQSVDSVAYGSLTGVDHPGRSFLAQTLAVRYDGLKSKSAQVLAPLGSDEMTARARLVGSMMRVAYPMTAAMPGILPRTRFRLDGDTLVLILPADFAFLDGDHLRNRLRQFAEGAGHPDWRVDVS, from the coding sequence TTGACTCAGTTCTGGGGCGTCGACGCCGATCCCACTGCGCAGGGCCGCATCAAGGGTGCTCGGCCGGTCGCGGTTCTCGACATCGGCTCCAACTCAGTGCGCCTGGTGGTCTATGAGCGCCACGCGCGCGCCCTGACGCCGCTCTACAATGAAAAGTCGGCTTGCGCGCTCGGGCGCGGCATCGCCCAGAGCGGCCGCCTGGCCGACGCCAATATGGCAAAGGCTCTGGAGGCCATGAAGCGTTTTGCGTTGGTGGCGCGCATGATGCGGGTCGGCAAAATCTATGTCCTGGCCACCTCGGCGGTCCGCGATGCGACGAACCGGGAGCAGTTTGTCGGCGCTGTGGAAGAGATCATGGAGGCCCCGGTCCGGGTGTTGAGTGGCCAGGAGGAGGCCCATTACGCGGCGTTGGGCGTCGTCGCAGGCATTCCAGGATTTGCGGGTGTCGTTGGCGATCTTGGCGGCGGTAGTCTCGAATTGTCCGATATCGCGAATGGTTTGGACACGAACGGCGAGAGTTTTGAGCTGGGCGTTATTCGCTTGCAAGACGACGCCGACGGGTCTCCCAAAAAAGCCGCGGCGCTGGTTCGTGCAAGGCTGGAAGAGTCAATTCTCAGGGACGCGCTGCCGGGATCACGTTTTGCCGCCATCGGTGGCACCTGGCGTTCGCTCGCCAAGCTGCATCAGGCCAGGCGGGACTATCCGCTGCATATGGTTCAGGACTATGTGGTGCCGGCCGACGAAATGATTGCGTTTTGCCAGGAGATCGTCTCGGCCGATGCGCTCAAAGGTTATCCGGGGGCCGGTAATGTGAGCAATTCACGCCGGGAACTGGTGCCGTTCGGGGCGGCGGTGCTGGGGGAAATTCTCGGAGCCGGGCGATTTGCAAGCGTCGTCTTCTCGGCGCTTGGCGTGCGTGAGGGCTATCTTTATGGCATGCTGGACGAGCGCGAACGCAATATCGACCCCCTTATTCAAGGGGCCGAGGAATTATCGGTGCTGCGCTCGCGGTCGCCGGCACACGCCAATGATCTCGTCGAGTTTACGGCCCAGTATTTTGCCGCTGTCGGGATAGTGGAAACGGAGGCCGAGGCGCGCCTTCGCACTGTGGCCTGTCTTCTCGCCGATATCGGATGGCGGTCGCACCCGGACTATCGGGGGCCACAGAGTGTCGATTCGGTGGCCTATGGTTCGTTGACCGGCGTTGACCATCCGGGGCGGTCATTTCTGGCACAGACGCTTGCGGTGCGCTATGACGGCCTCAAGTCCAAGTCCGCTCAGGTTCTGGCGCCTCTGGGTTCAGACGAGATGACGGCGCGAGCGCGCCTGGTCGGCTCCATGATGCGCGTCGCCTATCCAATGACCGCGGCCATGCCGGGAATCCTGCCCCGAACCCGCTTCAGACTTGATGGCGATACGCTGGTCCTTATCCTGCCCGCAGATTTCGCCTTTCTCGATGGCGACCATCTGCGCAATCGCCTCCGGCAATTTGCCGAGGGTGCGGGGCACCCGGATTGGCGCGTGGATGTGAGTTAG